TACCATGACTACTTGACTTTTATAGGGATTATCGTGGCGTTTGTGATCCAATTGGCCACCGATTCTATGCCCTTAGCCGCCTTTTTAGCGTTAGCGATCATCTTACTAGGTCGTGGCATTAAATTTAAAGAAACAGACTCTTTAATGGACGATAGCGTAAAAATGATGGCGTTTATCGCTTTTGTGATGTTAGTGGCTAGCGGGTTTGGAGAAGTGTTGCAAAAAGTGCATGCGATAGAGGGCTTAGTGAATGCGATCACAAGCGTAGTCCAAGGGAAGTTTTTAGGGGCTTTTTTAATGCTTGTTGTAGGGCTTTTTATCACTATGGGGATAGGGACTTCTTTTGGCACTATTCCTATCATCGCTGTGTTTTATGTCCCTTTATGCGCAAAATTAGGATTCAGCATAGAATCTACGATTTTACTCATCGGCATAGCCGCAGCTTTAGGCGATGCAGGCTCACCGGCTAGCGATAGCACCATGGGGCCCACTTGCGGGCTTAACGCAGACAACCAACACAATCATATCTATGACACATGCGTGCCGACTTTTTTAGTCTATAACCTCCCTTTGATTGTTTTTGGAGTTCTTGGAGCGTTACTATTAGGCTAATCTATCAAGTTAAGAAAATCTTTTCTTTAGCCTTACCCTCTGGAATCAATGCCTTTTTAGATGTGCTGGTGGTCGCGCTCTCGGTTTTTTTTGTGGGTAAGATTTCGCACCATCACATCGTGGCTTTAGGGGTAGGCTTGCAATTTTTGATGCTTTTTTATGGCATCAATACGATTTTATACACCGGCACTAACGCCATTCTGTCTAGGCTTGTAGGAGCTAGGGATTTTGCTCAAATCAATCACGCTTTTTCCAGTATTTTTATAGGGGCGCTTGTGATTTGTTTGGGCGTGTTGTTTGTTTCTTATTTTTTGATTGAGCCTTTTTTAAATTGGATGCAATTGCAAGATCCTTCGCGCCAATTGACGCAAGATTATTTAGAAGTCTTAGTTATCGCGCTACCGAGTATTTTTTTAAAAAATGTTTTAGTTTCAGCGCTCGCTAGTTTTTCAGACACCCTAACCCCCTTTATTGTCAAAATCATCATGGTCATAGCATGCATTTTTTTGAATCAAGCCTTGATTTTTGGGGATTTTGGTTTTAAAAAAATGGGGATTGTAGGCTCTGCTTTAGCGAATGTGGTTGTCTCTTATTGGGAATTACTCGCGCTTGGCGTTTGGATACAAATCAAAAAAATCCCTTTAAAATTCAAAATAACCTTTCATTTTTCTTTTTTAAAAACCATGTTTAGAGTGGGTTGGCCGGCCGGGTTTGAGCGTTTATTGAGCTTATTTTCTTTAATCCTCTTATCCAA
The Helicobacter pylori genome window above contains:
- a CDS encoding MATE family efflux transporter — protein: MYQVKKIFSLALPSGINAFLDVLVVALSVFFVGKISHHHIVALGVGLQFLMLFYGINTILYTGTNAILSRLVGARDFAQINHAFSSIFIGALVICLGVLFVSYFLIEPFLNWMQLQDPSRQLTQDYLEVLVIALPSIFLKNVLVSALASFSDTLTPFIVKIIMVIACIFLNQALIFGDFGFKKMGIVGSALANVVVSYWELLALGVWIQIKKIPLKFKITFHFSFLKTMFRVGWPAGFERLLSLFSLILLSKFVASYGDKVLAGMQIGIRVETFSFMPGFGFMIAAMVLTGQNLGANKPKIATEYAYLILKISMGLMGVLGIVLVLFAKEFASLFSQDEEVLEVARSYLIAVGLSQAPLIGYFVLDGVFRGAGISKVSLYINTLSLWGLRIMPIYLLLIYHFKVEFIFVVIASETFLRSFIYYKVFSKGIWKRCGKKA